One genomic segment of Gymnogyps californianus isolate 813 chromosome 8, ASM1813914v2, whole genome shotgun sequence includes these proteins:
- the CTBS gene encoding di-N-acetylchitobiase: protein MGRPWGWWLLPLGLLQLLGGPAAGACPCQDPRLCHPVTGTGGFEVFVFDVGKESWKSYDWSKITTVAAFGKYDPELMCYAHSKGSRIVLKGDVSLKEIVDPAKRAAWISQQVDLAKKQHMDGINIDIEQEVNETSPEYYALTELVKETTDAFHREIPGSQVTFDVAWSPACIDKRCYNYTGIADACDFLFVMSYDEQSQIWTDCIAKANAPYLQTLVGYEEYITMGIDPKKLVMGVPWYGYDYVCQNLSKDHICSLSKVPFRGAPCSDAAGRQVPYRAIMKQVNSSLSGVLWDEVQKSPFYEYKDSFGHFHQVWYDDPRSISLKAAYVKNRGLRGIGMWNGNSLDYSREAVAEQQTEAMWQALTP from the exons ATGGGGCGGCCGtggggctggtggctgctgcCGCTCggcctcctgcagctgctgggcggccccgccgccggtgCGTGCCCCTGCCAGGACCCGCGGCTCTGCCACCCCGTCACGGGCACCGGCGGCTTCGAG GTCTTTGTGTTCGATGTGggaaaggaaagctggaaaTCCTACGACTGGTCAAAAATTACAACTGTGGCAGCTTTCGGAAAGTACGATCCTGAGCTCATGTGCTATGCTCACTCTAAAGGCTCCAGGATAGTACTGAAAG GTGATGTATCTCTTAAGGAAATTGTTGATCCTGCTAAAAGAGCAGCGTGGATATCCCAACAGGTGGACCTTGCGAAAAAACAGCATATGGATGGAATTAACATAGATATAGAGCAAGAAGTTAACGAAACCTCCCCTGAGTATTATGCACTAACAGAGCTTGTTAAAGAAACTACAGATgcttttcacagagaaatacCAGGATCACAG gtAACATTTGATGTGGCTTGGTCTCCAGCATGCATAGATAAAAGGTGCTACAACTACACTGGGATTGCAGATGCCTGTGACTTCTTATTTGTGATGTCATATGATGAACAGAGCCAGATCTGGACAGACTGTATTGCAAAAGCCAATGCTCCTTACCTGCAGACTTTAGTTG gaTATGAAGAGTACATTACTATGGGCATTGATCCTAAGAAGCTTGTAATGGGCGTCCCCTGGTATGGGTATGACTATGTCTGCCAAAACCTATCTAAG gatcatATTTGTTCCCTTTCCAAAGTACCTTTCCGTGGGGCTCCTTGCAGTGATGCTGCAGGGCGTCAGGTGCCCTACAGAGCAATAATGAAGCAGGTGAACAGTTCTCTTTCAGGGGTGCTGTGGGATGAGGTACAGAAATCTCCATTTTATGAGTACAAG gATTCTTTTGGTCACTTCCACCAAGTATGGTATGATGACCCTCGCAGCATCTCTCTAAAAGCAGCATATGTGAAGAATCGAGGTTTAAGGGGCATTGGCATGTGGAATGGAAATAGTCTTGACTATTCCAGGGAAGCTGTAGCAGAACAACAAACTGAAGCAATGTGGCAAGCCCTGACACCGTAA
- the SPATA1 gene encoding spermatogenesis-associated protein 1: protein MSFSQMRPQTSQLMELHVFYVPEEVWNFKLNTVPVALTSKFISAGFIRVSPHITLRVLREKLGEYLGGVAVADKFKFLKCIGKKLAVVKAKQETELELKSFAPPYALYPELYLLPGMEYFEDVYPSPSSTQQRHHFNAEANRFGRGSRLSSLPQQKPEKSKQFLESIQSSHQLENQEVHSPVEQGEKEPVPVLRTKHKQDHNNRIQEKQIQFREKAQNGSNGSLFTPSHANPADWESGRSDMVLQTSQQNHLSQDQKERNTPKWNDKAKGTALTLHVNHSDEQGQNNQTPQNHIKYRKELTNMENNDHQKGTKLRRDRTQDAGVLKIMEDQTTEYVCKKQSLQQYKTSKSIADPGEKLDNQADENKQNHLTCPKEYILPPSPPFLALSVNPAQVPAVQATKNKMVEQLQQMKKDRRHMEKNREELIKKAKGLLEQNKLRRYHVREEWKKKYFETKKATISLEDALNKLRQDLELYHQKLLLQLEARGSRKQPNSMTNCKNYTIIQITTVQHELDQLRRKLDDTKMKLIIEIKMRKQAASDLRALRAELTQKKIHSALILQSRKSGI from the exons ATGTCGTTCAGTCAAATGAGACCTCAAACATCACAG TTGATGGAGCTCCACGTTTTTTATGTCCCAGAAGAAGTGTGGAACTTCAAGCTGAATACAGTTCCTGTAGCTCTTACTAGTAAATTCATCTCAGCCGGATTTATAAG GGTGTCTCCTCACATCACATTAAGAGTGCTACGGGAGAAGCTTGGAGAGTACCTGGGTggagttgcagttgcagataaattcaaatttttaaaatgcattggGAAAAAACTAGCAGTG gtgaaagcaaagcaagaaacagaactgGAACTGAAGTCGTTTGCTCCTCCTTAT GCACTTTATCCTGAATTATATTTATTACCTGGAATGGAATACTTTGAAGATGTTTATCCATCACCATCATCAACTCAACAAAGACATCACTTTAATGCAGAAGCTAATAGGTTTGGTCGTGGGTCAAGATTATCCAGTCTTCCCcaacaaaaacctgaaaaaagcaaacaatttttaGAAAGCATACAAAGCAGTCATCAGCTAGAAAATCAGGAAGTGCACAGTCCTGTGGAACAGGGTGAGAAAGAACCTGTTCCAGTTTTGCGCACAAAACATAAGCAAGACCATAACAACAGGATTCAAGAAAAACAGATACAGTTTAGAGAAAAAG CTCAAAATGGGTCCAATGGATCTCTCTTCACACCAAGTCATGCAAATCCTGCAGATTGGGAGTCTGGAAGGAGTGATATGGTATTACAGACCTCTCAGCAAAATCATCTCAGCCAAGATCAAAAAGAGCGTAACACTCCTAAGTGGAATGACAAAGCCAAAGGAACTGCTCTTACTCTTCATGTAAACCACAGTGATGAACAAGGCCAGAATAACCAAACACCCCAAAATCACATTAAATATCGAAAAG AACTaacaaacatggaaaataatgaCCACCAAAAAGGTACCAAACTAAGAAGAGACAGAACACAGGATGCTGGAGTTCTTAAAATAATGGAAGACCAAACCACAGAATATGTATGCAAAAAACAAAG CTTGCAGCAATACAAAACTAGCAAGTCTATAGCTGATCCTGGTGAAAAACTGGATAATCAG GCggatgaaaacaagcaaaatcaTCTTACTTGTCCGAAAGAATATATTTTGCCTCCTAGTCCACCTTTTCTGGCACTTTCTGTAAATCCAGCTCAAGTTCCTGCAGTTCAGGCAACAA AAAACAAGATGGTAGAACAATTGCaacaaatgaagaaagacagaaggcatatggaaaaaaatagagaagaactGATCAAAAAAGCTAAAGGGCTACTGGAACAAAATAAGCTGAGGAGATACCACG TTCGTgaggaatggaaaaagaagTACTTTGAAACTAAGAAAGCTACGATTTCACTGGAGGATGCTTTAAACAAACTGCGACAAGATTTAGAGCTTTACCACCAGAAATTACTCTTGCAATTGGAAGCCAGAGGTAGCCGAAAACAACCAAACAGTATGACAAACTGCAAG AATTACACAATCATCCAGATTACTACAGTGCAGCATGAACTCGATCAACTGAGGAGGAAGCTGGATGatacaaaaatgaaactcaTAATAGAAATTAAG atgagAAAGCAGGCAGCATCTGATTTGCGAGCACTGAGAGCGGAACTGACACAGAAGAAGATTCATTCAGCTTTAATTCTCCAGTCCAGAAAATCAGGAATTTAA
- the GNG5 gene encoding guanine nucleotide-binding protein G(I)/G(S)/G(O) subunit gamma-5 has product MSGSSNVAAMKKVVQQLRLEASVTRVKVSQAAADLKQFCLQNAQHDPLLTGVSSSTNPFRPQKVCSFL; this is encoded by the exons ATGTCGGGCTCCTCCAACGTGGCGGCCATGAAGAAGGTGGTGCAGCAGCTGCGCCTGGAGGCCAGCGTGACTCGCGTGAAG GTTTCTCAGGCTGCAGCAGACTTGAAGCAATTCTGCCTGCAGAATGCACAACATGATCCCCTACTGACAGGAGTATCATCGAGTACAAATCCATTCAGACCCCAGaaagtttgttcatttttgtaa